Sequence from the Camelus dromedarius isolate mCamDro1 chromosome 12, mCamDro1.pat, whole genome shotgun sequence genome:
GTCTAAATCAAGCATCTTAGGGTCATACAGTTGGGCCTAGCTTCTGTTGGGTTACTTCGTGTTACAACAAGAAGTGATGATATATGCTGGATTTAAATTTCAGGTTAATATATATCCCTGCCTGTGCTGATTAGTCTTTCCTGCTCTGAGTGGAGTTGCTGCATTTTGGGGAACTACTTGCTGACATTTTACtttcttgcattttttaaattgcttataCCTATAGAAATAAGGACGTATTCAGGATTATTGAAATTAATTACATTAACattgtttcagttttaaaaatcaaaattttatgcATCTCATCATATTTCCTCACTTGCCTAATCACTCCCTTTATATATTCcctataaaatttttctctttagaataATGTGCACCCATAGAGTTTTATTTCTCAAGTTGTTTCACCTCattgtagttattattattatttattaaagtgATTGTGTTTTGATGCTCAAAAAGTCACAATTTGGAAGCAGAAGTCCATGGACATTCACTACTATAAAATGCAAGAATAGCCCAGTGGGTTATACAATGATTCACAAAAATCATATCTATGGGAACTTGACTGAATTTTTTCCCTAATTGCATAAGATGGGTAAGAGATGTAGATTGAAGAGGTCATGCTTGCTAAGTCTAGTTGTACTGATTATTTCATGGATGTCTCTGGATATTTGTCTTAAtgattttgggggaaaaatatgtataaaatgctTAAGAAATTTGGTTATGGGTATGGAAACTGATGATTTCCACTACTtaatattcatagaaaaaaactgaaaaattaattcaGCATTCTTTTTCTATTCCTAGGAAAAACTATCTAGATACTATTTTATGATTATCAGCCAGTCAAAAACCTTCATATGCTAAAGGAGTGTGCTGTTATCTCACTGTAATAAGATAGAAGGGAGGTTTTGGTTTCAAGTTCTTTGTGTCTAATCTAGAGTTACATGAAATTTAATGAAAATCCttctattattatatttaaattttatcctcCAAattgccttaatttcctcatttggGTGTCTTGAATGGCCAGGTATCAAGAGTGCAAATTCTTTAACAGTCATAGTGAGAATTCTTGATCATGATGGAACATCATGGCTGCACTTCTTGAAATATAATTACCTGATGAAAAATTGTCTTTGCATCTCATTAAAAGGAGTGAATCTTCATTTATTTGAAGAGTTTACTCAGAGCCTCCTTCACATCCTTATTCCTCAGGCTATAGATCATGGGATTCAACATGGGAAACACCACAGTGTAAAACGTAGAAACTATTTTGTCCCTGTCCAAAGAATAGCTCGATCGTGGACGAGCATAGATGTAGAGAATGGAGCCATAGTACAAGGTGACAGAGATCAGGTGGGAgaagcaggtggagaaggctttgAAGCGACCCTGGGTGGAGCGGATCTTcaagatggtggtgatgatgaagaGGTAGGAAGCCAGTATGAGCGCAGAGGGTGTGATGACATTGGAGGTCAGGAGGAAGTACATCAGAGCCTGGTAGCCATCCTTCCTGCCACAAGCCAGCTTCACCAGGGGAAGCAGATCACAAAAAAAGTCATCAATAGTGTTGTCATTACAGAAGTTCATGGTAAAAGTTTTTTTGGTAATGATGGAAGAGTTAATAAAGCCACCGAGGTATGAGGCTGCTACCAAAAATGCACATAGCTTAATGGGCATGGCCTGAGAGTAAAGCAGTGGCTTTgagatggccacatagcggtcataaGCCATGGCAGCCAACAGGTAACATTCACTGTACCCGAGCCCAGCAGAGAAGAAGAACTGAGCTACACAGCCAGCAAAGGAGATGCTCTTATCCTCAGAGATGCAGATCATTAGGATCTTTGGGATGTAGACAGATGGATACCAGAAATCCAAAAAAgacagattccaaatgaaaaaatacatgggTGTGTGCAGCCGGGAGTCATTAAAGATCAACACTATGAGGGTGGTATTTCCTAACACAGTCATAGAATAGACACCAAAGAACATGACAAAGAGGACCACCTGCATCACAGGGTCTGCTGTGAAGCCCAGCAGGATGAACTCAGTCACTGTGTGATTGCTCTTGTCCATGGTTATTGGAATCTTacctaagaagagaaaaaaatgagaattcagTTTTAATCACTGGCCTGAATACAtagaaaatatgtgaaataatcTATGATCCAAcaatgtaagttttcattttagaaagtattttcattttgtaataaaCCACTTAGACtttacaattatatatattatcaaaTGATAAATTTGGGTACATTAGTCTTTTCAATAGTTTATTTGAGCAAACACTATTTGAATCACACAGCTATCAAATGAATTATGAGTACCCCAAGGAGGAAAGCTAGGAgagatatttttatagaaaaaggcACAGATCAAAGCAAGACGATCATTTGATTGGCAATAGATTAAGCAGTTGACAAATCTGGGAAAGCCTAcctggctgtttgtgattggtgCTTCTTAAGTTTCGTTTTCTGGGATTCAAGGGCATTAACTCTGGCTTAACGTTTTATTTTGCTTACAATAGTTATCAGGGTATAAATAAGAGCCACCGCAGTCTAATGGCTCACTTGTTTAATGACTTTAGAAATGCAGTTCCAAAAGTCTGAAGTTGGGTACTGTCCCCCCCTCCACCTTAGGAATGATTGTTCAAATAAAGGATGTActtataatttctgttttcttgtagTTTAGCCTTCTTCATCATGCCAGTCTGCTTTACTGctaaatgtgtgatttcttagcTTAAAGTGTTACTTGTTTGTAACTGGAACTCTGAACatcacttatttttaatatattttgtgaagaatcaagcatttttcttttagcacttccATATATTGTGACACCCTGAATCCCTATAAATTCTTATCATAATAATACTTATAGGGATAAGAATATACTCAGATTATAAGAATAAAAAGTGAATATATACAATTTTGGGGAGGAAATGTATGcaggaaaataatatagaaagaTGGGATTATAAAAGGCAAAGGATTAactattttttccttattctatcaataaaaatataattggcaATAGTCTAAAtagccaattttattttattttattaaaaaaatttattgaagcagtcagttacaatgtgtcaatttctggtgtacagcataatgtcccagtcatgcatatacatatgtatattcattttcatatttttcattaaaagttattataagataaattgaatatagttccctgtgctatacagaataaacttttttaaaatctatttttatttgcatgtaGTCAGTTTTAGATGTAAGCAATTCATATACAGTACGTAAGCAGTATAGGAGAATAAACTTACAAGTTATATAGAACTTTTAATGCACTATAATGTTTttatcaagaatttttattttaataacaattaGGCAAAAAATTACATATCTTAGAATACGACCACAAGACTTGGCATTCCATCCAATGACAGAAATGTGCTCACTTTCTTCAGGATTCCCTGCACGTAGACTCCAGCTGTGCTCTTGAACTGGATAGACAGGAATATATCTAGTGTCTGTGCATCCATGCACTGAAGGAACAGTTCCAGTCACACTAACTTCCCACCAACTAAAGTTGCTTTATAGCTAAATAAACAAAAGTTTCAGTGAATATGACAGTTATGTGTATGCTCGCCATCTTGGAACTTATAAAAACACTGTTTGTCCAAGGTTTTATTAGTGTTAATAAAACCTATTTCTGAGTAAAATGTAGGACACTATCTGACTGTCCCTCTGAGGCTTTTGCTACCATTTCTCTTCTAAAGGTCCCTGTGTTTGTTCAAACCCACACACAGCTAAATTCAGTGATGGTGCTTTGCTTCTCATCTGACTTGATCTACCAGTAGTTTTTGACAGACTTTATCCATTCTTCCTGCTAGAAACACTCTTTTCACTTGGTTTCCAGGTCATCAGACTTGCCTGGGTTTTCTTCTACTTCTAAAACTTCTTGTTTTCCAGTAGCTTTAGAATTATGGCCTCTAGGTTTGAATTTTGGAATGCCCCAGAATCAACCCTTGAATCTCTCCTCTTTTCCATCCACAGTCACTCTGGTGGACCATCTAGTCTAATGACTTTAAGTGCTGTTCATATGTGAGCCCCCCcgttgtgtgtgtatgtctctctctctctgtttcctcctgACCATGCCTCTTCTCTAAACTCCAGATTCACAGATCCAAATTCCTGCTTAACATCTCTTACACGATGTCCACTGGGAAGGTCAGGAAAAAATGAGTTTCCAATAGTCCATCCGAGGCTGCTTTGCTCTCAGACTTCTCCACTGTAGTAAATGACATCGTGTCAGTTTAAGGATAATCATTGGATattttttactcttgtttgtctTTTGCTCTGTAGCTGACTAATCAGTGACTTCTTgattctaccttcaaaatatacccAGAATCTGACCCACTTTCCCACCTCCGGTGGTTCAGCCCTGCACTGAACCACTGCTATCTCACATCTGCATCACTGCAGAGCTTCCTGATGGTCTCCCTGTTTCCTCCCCACTTCTGTCCTTACCCTGCTGAGTCTCTCAGCCAGAGTGATCCTGTGAGAACACCAGTTAGATCACGTCACTGTTCTTCTTCAAACACTCCAATGACTTCACAGTTTATTCAGAGTAAAAGTCCAAATCCTTACAGAGACGTACAAGCTTCTTAGCTTTCTGCTCCCGGCCCCTCCTGTTCTCTCCTTCATGGTTCACTCCGCTCCAGCCTAGTAGCAATGCTGCCCTCTTTTCAACTCCTAGAATAAACTGGTTTCACTCAGAGCCCTTGACAGTTACTCTTCCCCGTGGATAGAATGCCCTTCCTCGGGTTTATTTATAGAGAATCCTCTCCCTTTTCTCAGGGGTCAGTTGCCACTCACATTACCCCTTTCCAGGTGTTCCCTGATCACCTTGGTGCAGTCCACTTCCCTGACATTCTTATACCCCTTTCTACTTTACTACTCTCCCTAGTGCTGCTCACTCTCTAGTATTACATATTGCTCATTAATTCAACGTATTCTCCTTCCCCTCCAATAGAATATCATCTTTCCCACCTACTTTTGATGCAAAATGTATATCAGTTCaacatttatctcatttaaatttgtATGTTTACTATGACGTTTTGTGGGCTGTTTATTCTAAGTTGGGTACCGTCAATACAAACTGAGAAGTTTGGCGACGGAGCGAAGTCTTTAAAAACACGGATCCAGGAGAACTAAAAGGGGTTTCCTGTGAGAAAAAGTTGAAAACTCTTGTACTGAACCTTAAACTTAATATcttctgtttctatttgttttatgATTCTCATAATTGTGCTAGAATTTATCACACATTAAAATAATATCTGAGCATTTTGAATACTTTACTCTGAGTCAAGTACTGTGCTTAATGTTTcataggcattattttatttatttcctattattttaatttaaggaTTAACAGAAACAATTTTACAGAAGACCAAACTGAGATTTCATAAGTAGTTAGTAATTACACAATTAGTAAGTGGTGTTGTCTTACTCCAGAGACCTGGTAAGTCACCTCACTTAATATCTGATATTAGATTAACAGTTGTTTGTGGGCTTCATGGGTCCTTCTCTTTTTGGTTTCAACACCCTAACTCAAAACCAGTAGGATAATTCTGAGAGACTCATGCTGTCACAGGTAAGTATCTCACACATGTAGCATCAGATAAATACTTACTCATGGCTTCCAAATGGTCTTCCGTCAGAGTCCTGTGTCTCTTCCGTTTACAGCCAATTCTGTTTATAAGTACAGAAACATTCTGTTCACCTTTCCCAGGACCGGGACACTTACTGGCAATTGTCATAGTCACAGCCAACAAAGGATGACACCATGGGTCCAGATGACTTATCTTTATTCAAGTTCCCCAGTGTATTTGATCCTTAAGCACCTCAGGGGTTCATAGCTTTGAAAGTCTCTGAAAGGCAATTAACTAAAAAGTG
This genomic interval carries:
- the LOC105090028 gene encoding olfactory receptor 9G19, whose product is MDKSNHTVTEFILLGFTADPVMQVVLFVMFFGVYSMTVLGNTTLIVLIFNDSRLHTPMYFFIWNLSFLDFWYPSVYIPKILMICISEDKSISFAGCVAQFFFSAGLGYSECYLLAAMAYDRYVAISKPLLYSQAMPIKLCAFLVAASYLGGFINSSIITKKTFTMNFCNDNTIDDFFCDLLPLVKLACGRKDGYQALMYFLLTSNVITPSALILASYLFIITTILKIRSTQGRFKAFSTCFSHLISVTLYYGSILYIYARPRSSYSLDRDKIVSTFYTVVFPMLNPMIYSLRNKDVKEALSKLFK